The following proteins come from a genomic window of Trifolium pratense cultivar HEN17-A07 linkage group LG4, ARS_RC_1.1, whole genome shotgun sequence:
- the LOC123924050 gene encoding E3 ubiquitin-protein ligase RMA1H1-like, producing the protein MAMDQYMNNSASQIDSFEDKPSLKTWKTSTDVISNSDRNSSGGFDCNICLDCVQDPVVTFCGHLYCWPCIYKWLQVQSSITSENEEMQKPQCPVCKSELSQSSLVPLYGRGQSTTTSKGKTQTHQVGIVVPRRPTGPRSYNAATVSQPTYQSYHHPQQFNSIPNSYPSPMFSTSGSALDNTYGIFGEMIYARVFGNQVENMYTYPNSYSFIGNNNPRVRRHLMQVDRSLSRICFFLLCCLVLCLLLF; encoded by the coding sequence ATGGCCATGGATCAATACATGAACAACTCTGCATCCCAAATCGACTCCTTTGAAGATAAACCGTCTTTGAAAACCTGGAAAACCTCCACAGATGTGATTTCAAATTCTGACAGAAATTCATCTGGTGGTTTCGACTGCAATATCTGCCTGGATTGTGTGCAAGATCCGGTAGTAACTTTTTGCGGTCATCTTTACTGTTGGCCTTGCATTTACAAATGGCTTCAAGTACAAAGTAGTATCACTTCCGAAAACGAAGAGATGCAGAAGCCACAATGTCCGGTATGCAAATCAGAACTCTCTCAATCTTCCTTAGTTCCATTATATGGCCGTGGCCAATCCACAACAACCTCCAAAGGCAAAACTCAAACTCATCAAGTAGGTATTGTTGTACCTCGAAGACCTACCGGTCCTAGATCATATAATGCTGCAACCGTTTCCCAACCTACTTATCAAAGTTATCATCATCCTCAACAATTCAACTCAATTCCTAACAGTTACCCCTCACCGATGTTTAGTACAAGTGGTTCGGCACTAGACAATACATACGGAATCTTCGGTGAAATGATTTATGCAAGAGTGTTTGGTAACCAAGTGGAAAACATGTATACATATCCTAATTCATATAGTTTTATAGGGAATAATAATCCAAGGGTTAGAAGACATTTGATGCAAGTTGAT